In bacterium, the DNA window CCCACAGCTTGGACATACACATTGAGCAGCGGGTCCAGCACCGGGACGACTACCGCCCATTCTGCCTTTGCCACCGCCTCGACCCATCCCTCTTCCTGCTCCCCTACCCGGCCCAGGAGATTGAGAACCTTGCATGCCAAAATGTCCGGGCACAGTTGGGCCATCGGTTGATTTAATATCTTCTTTTTTGTATCTTTCGATAGCATCTTTTACCAAGCCCGTTACACCCGTAATAACCTTAATCCCTGCAGCTTGCAAAGTCTGAAATGCATTGGGACCAACATTTCCAGTCAAAATTGCCTCTACCCCTTTACCGGCAACAAGCTGTGCAGACTGAATCCCTGCGCCGCCGGTGGCTTGAATGTTCGGATTCTCAATCGCTTCAAACTCT includes these proteins:
- a CDS encoding NifB/NifX family molybdenum-iron cluster-binding protein, whose amino-acid sequence is MKICVTSQGNNLEAQVDPRFGRCPYFIIVDLETKEFEAIENPNIQATGGAGIQSAQLVAGKGVEAILTGNVGPNAFQTLQAAGIKVITGVTGLVKDAIERYKKEDIKSTDGPTVPGHFGMQGSQSPGPGRGAGRGMGRGGGKGRMGGSRPGAGPAAQCVCPSCGTKVPHQTGVPCYSVNCSKCGTRMVRE